A portion of the Algisphaera agarilytica genome contains these proteins:
- the dapA gene encoding 4-hydroxy-tetrahydrodipicolinate synthase codes for MLNGTYTALVTPFNQGEVDYDRLAKNVAFQIDNGIDGVVPVGTTGESPTLSHDEHAKVIEKTVEAAAGKCQVVAGTGSNSTKEALSLTQDAKAAGADVALMVNPYYNKPTQEGLYRHFMTVADAVELPICLYNIPGRTNVTMSADTVVRLNEHPNIVAIKEATGSLDLASEIASRCDIAQISGDDSMTLPLMSIGGVGVISVLSNLLPAKVKAVVTAAAEGDFAAAKQRHLELFALCKGCLTLATNPIPIKAAMQIAGMDTGEVRLPLTELEDEPRKKLQALLDSVLPATSSAV; via the coding sequence ATGCTCAACGGCACCTACACCGCGCTCGTCACCCCGTTCAACCAGGGCGAAGTCGACTACGACCGCCTGGCCAAGAACGTCGCCTTTCAGATCGACAACGGCATCGACGGCGTCGTGCCCGTCGGCACCACCGGCGAATCGCCCACGCTCTCCCACGATGAACACGCCAAGGTCATCGAGAAGACCGTCGAAGCCGCCGCGGGCAAGTGTCAGGTCGTCGCCGGCACGGGCAGCAACTCCACCAAGGAAGCCCTCTCGCTCACCCAAGACGCCAAGGCCGCCGGCGCGGATGTCGCCCTGATGGTGAATCCCTACTACAACAAGCCGACGCAGGAAGGCCTGTATCGCCACTTCATGACCGTCGCCGATGCGGTCGAGCTGCCGATCTGCCTCTACAACATCCCCGGCCGGACCAACGTCACCATGTCCGCCGACACTGTGGTGCGTCTGAACGAACACCCCAACATCGTCGCGATCAAGGAAGCCACCGGCAGCCTCGACCTCGCCAGCGAGATCGCCTCGCGCTGCGACATCGCCCAGATCTCCGGCGACGACAGCATGACCCTCCCGCTCATGTCCATCGGCGGCGTGGGCGTCATCAGCGTCCTGTCCAACCTCCTGCCCGCCAAGGTCAAGGCCGTCGTCACCGCCGCCGCCGAGGGCGACTTCGCCGCCGCCAAGCAGCGCCACCTCGAGCTCTTCGCCCTGTGCAAGGGCTGCCTCACCCTCGCCACCAACCCCATCCCGATCAAAGCCGCCATGCAGATCGCCGGCATGGACACCGGCGAAGTCCGCCTCCCGCTCACCGAACTCGAAGACGAGCCGCGGAAGAAGTTGCAGGCGTTGTTGGATAGCGTGTTGCCCGCCACCAGCTCGGCTGTTTAG
- the larC gene encoding nickel insertion protein — protein MSADAPPPTPGTHTGNESAATRVVELVVNLDDTTGEILGHATQTLLDQGALDVWTTPIHMKKQRPGVMLSVLSTPDAAQATARRILELTGSFGVRFREWDRLVLDREHVTAATRLGDVPIKVGSLDGTPLTAQPEFDTVRDLAATANVPVRQAMDAARAAADDLLAKGGQP, from the coding sequence ATGTCCGCCGACGCTCCCCCGCCCACCCCCGGAACCCACACCGGCAACGAATCCGCCGCGACCCGCGTGGTCGAGCTCGTGGTCAACCTCGACGACACCACCGGCGAAATCCTAGGCCACGCCACGCAAACCCTCCTCGACCAAGGCGCCCTCGACGTCTGGACCACCCCCATCCACATGAAGAAGCAGCGCCCCGGCGTCATGCTCTCTGTGTTGTCCACCCCCGATGCCGCTCAAGCCACCGCCCGACGCATCCTCGAACTCACCGGCAGCTTCGGCGTCCGCTTCCGCGAATGGGACCGGCTCGTCCTCGACCGTGAGCACGTCACCGCCGCCACCCGGCTCGGCGACGTGCCCATCAAAGTCGGCAGCCTCGACGGCACGCCCCTCACCGCCCAGCCCGAATTCGACACCGTCCGCGACCTCGCCGCCACCGCCAACGTCCCGGTCCGGCAGGCCATGGACGCCGCCCGCGCCGCGGCGGACGACCTCCTCGCCAAGGGGGGACAACCGTGA
- the tilS gene encoding tRNA lysidine(34) synthetase TilS has translation MAENAQAPSYLPLVRAVADGLRHRCGVLEGDRVLVACSGGADSVALLRALHLLHDRRKWNLSLTVAHVQHHLRPEDEAEGDAAFVEALAGRLGLKYVRRDITPGEAEGNIEANAREQRYAALAEMAGEVGATYVATAHHADDQLETLLMAILRGTTAKGLRGIAWQRSLHDTVTLIRPMLNATHAEAIELLESLDQPWREDVTNLDKSRTRARLRHEVLPVLRELRPSVARKAVELGDHLRDSSSEAL, from the coding sequence ATGGCTGAGAACGCCCAGGCTCCGAGCTATCTCCCGTTGGTCCGTGCCGTTGCGGACGGGTTGCGCCACCGCTGCGGAGTGCTCGAAGGCGACCGGGTGTTGGTCGCGTGCTCGGGTGGGGCGGACTCGGTGGCGCTGCTGCGGGCGCTGCATCTTCTTCACGATCGACGGAAGTGGAACCTATCGCTGACGGTCGCGCACGTACAGCACCACCTGCGTCCCGAAGACGAGGCGGAGGGCGATGCGGCGTTCGTCGAAGCCTTGGCGGGGCGGTTGGGTTTGAAGTACGTGCGTCGCGACATCACGCCGGGTGAAGCGGAAGGCAACATCGAAGCGAACGCGCGGGAGCAGCGCTACGCGGCGTTGGCGGAGATGGCCGGCGAGGTCGGGGCGACGTATGTCGCTACCGCCCACCACGCCGACGACCAACTCGAAACCCTGCTCATGGCGATCCTGCGCGGCACCACCGCCAAGGGCCTACGCGGCATCGCGTGGCAACGTTCGCTGCACGATACGGTCACGCTCATCCGCCCGATGCTGAATGCGACGCATGCCGAGGCGATTGAGTTGTTAGAGTCGCTCGATCAGCCTTGGCGGGAGGATGTGACGAATCTCGACAAGTCACGCACGCGGGCACGGCTGCGTCACGAGGTGTTGCCGGTGTTGCGGGAGTTGCGGCCGAGCGTGGCGCGGAAGGCGGTGGAGTTGGGGGATCATTTACGCGATTCGTCCAGCGAAGCGTTGTGA
- the rsfS gene encoding ribosome silencing factor — MTTTPDEFTTRSTPGSTPASAKGPDAARLVAVEAARLVSDLRCEDIVVFDVTGMSQVTNFIVIASGTSDRQIKSVGSEVADLGAQHGFDRYGSDRDAASTWCVVDLVEVMVHLFEPATRGHYDLEMMWGDAPQVKWRRA; from the coding sequence ATGACCACCACGCCCGACGAGTTCACCACCCGCTCCACCCCCGGAAGCACGCCCGCCAGCGCCAAAGGCCCCGACGCCGCCCGCCTCGTCGCCGTCGAGGCCGCCCGCCTCGTCAGCGACCTGCGCTGCGAGGACATCGTCGTGTTCGACGTCACCGGCATGAGCCAAGTGACGAATTTCATCGTCATCGCCTCGGGCACCAGCGACCGCCAGATCAAGTCCGTCGGCAGCGAGGTCGCCGACCTCGGCGCCCAGCACGGCTTCGACCGCTACGGCAGCGACCGCGACGCCGCCTCCACCTGGTGCGTCGTCGACCTGGTCGAAGTCATGGTCCACCTCTTCGAACCCGCCACCCGCGGCCACTACGACCTCGAAATGATGTGGGGCGACGCCCCACAGGTGAAGTGGCGACGAGCATAA